TGAGGACCAGGGCAATGATATTTCCGTGCTGCCGCCCCAGGATCCAGGCCAGGCCGCCAAAAAGGCCGCTGATGGCGCCGGATGCGCCGATGACCGGCACCGGGCTGCCCCAGTGAAAGGCCAGATGGACAGCGGATCCCGCAAGGCCGCACAGCAGGTAGAGGGCCAGCATGCGCGTACTGCCCAGATAGCGCTCGATGCCGGATCCGAAGGCCGCCAGGCTGACCATATTGATCCCCAGGTGAAGGAATCCGCCATGCAGGAACAGGGAGGTGAACGGAGACAGGACAGCGTCGAGACTTGCCGGATCCTCTCCGTACCGGGCAGGAATGAAGGCCCAGCGCATCATCAATTCTGTCCACGCATCGTCGGACAGGAACCAGGTGATGGCAAACACCAGGATGCTGGTCAGGATCAGCGCCTGCACCATGGGGGGCAGGTTGAGCATGGGCTGGCGCGGTCCGGACGGGGTTCTGGACAGAAGGGGCAAGGGTCAGGCTTTCCTGTGAAAGGCGGCCAGACCCTATACCATTTTTCTGTCCCGCGAAAATACTCTCTCCCTGTGGGATATTTGCCCGGAACATTTTTCGTCGCAGAAACACAGAGGACGCTCCCTGCGTCTCAGCGATGAACAGGGTCGGGCTGAAAATCCGGAGGGCGAAGGGTGGTCGGGGCGAGAGGATTCGAACCTCCGGCTTCTGGCTCCCAAAACCAGCGCTCTACCAGGCTGAGCTACACCCCGGACCAGCCTTGGCATACACAAACAGGGCCGACCCGGCAAGGCCCTCTTTACGTGTTTCTCATTCCAGATCATCCATATCTGAACGTCCTTCACCTGAAGTCTTTTTCTGATATAAAGACGTTCGCAAGCCGCTTTGACAGTTCGCAATCACAGGCCGTCCCATGAAAGCCCGAATCTCCAGACCTTCCCGTTCCACCATGCAGTCCGGTCGCGGTGCCACCAAAGCCTGGATCCTGGAGTATGAACTGGAAACAGCCCGCATACCCAATCCCCTCATGGGCTGGACGACGGGGGATACCCTGAACCAGGTGCGCGTGCGGTTTGCCACGCGTGAGGCGGCAGAGGCTTTCGCACAGAAAGAAGGGCTGGAGTATGTGGTCCTTGAGATCCACGAACGTCGCACCCCGCCCAAAAACTATGCGGACAACTTCCGCAACAGGGAGAGAAGGGAATCCTGAAGACGAACGGCGTCAGGCCGGGCTTTCCCAAAACAGGCTTGCCTGCCTGTTGCAGGAAAGGTTAAAAGGAAAACCGTTTCATCCGGCTTCTTTTCTGTTGTTGTGCCCATAGCTCAGCTGGATAGAGCACCAGCCTTCTAAGCTGGGGGTCGCAGGTTCGAATCCTGCTGGGCACGCCACTCCTGTTCCGGGAGTTTTTCCATGAAAACCCTTATCCTGACAGGTGGCAGCGATGGTCTGGGTGCAGCTTTCGGCCAGACGTGCCTTGAAAAGGGATA
Above is a genomic segment from Pseudomonadota bacterium containing:
- a CDS encoding rhomboid family intramembrane serine protease, producing the protein MPLLSRTPSGPRQPMLNLPPMVQALILTSILVFAITWFLSDDAWTELMMRWAFIPARYGEDPASLDAVLSPFTSLFLHGGFLHLGINMVSLAAFGSGIERYLGSTRMLALYLLCGLAGSAVHLAFHWGSPVPVIGASGAISGLFGGLAWILGRQHGNIIALVL
- a CDS encoding ETC complex I subunit, with product MKARISRPSRSTMQSGRGATKAWILEYELETARIPNPLMGWTTGDTLNQVRVRFATREAAEAFAQKEGLEYVVLEIHERRTPPKNYADNFRNRERRES